TCTCGAGCCCGATGGATCTCGTGCCGGCACTGCCGAACGGCCCCTCCACCAAGTTCGAGTCCGGCGACTTCTCGATGACCGCGATGGAGCTCAACACCAAACTCGACGGTGGCAACTTCCCCTACGAGAACCCCGAATCCTTCGTCGACGACATCATCGACCAGCTCGAATCCCAGGACGAGCTTT
This genomic interval from Halococcus salifodinae DSM 8989 contains the following:
- a CDS encoding MTH865 family protein, with amino-acid sequence MADEDELRTQMMDAFEEADYPISSPMDLVPALPNGPSTKFESGDFSMTAMELNTKLDGGNFPYENPESFVDDIIDQLESQDEL